A DNA window from Brassica napus cultivar Da-Ae chromosome C1, Da-Ae, whole genome shotgun sequence contains the following coding sequences:
- the LOC106376191 gene encoding homeobox-leucine zipper protein HAT4-like, with translation MMFEKDDLGLSLGLNLPKKQMNLKSNPSVSLTPSSSSFGLLRRSSLNESFNSSVPYSDSSRVETRTFIRGIDVNQPPSTAEYGDEDAGVSSPNSTVSSSTGKRSEREEDTDPQGSRGISDDEDGDNSRKKLRLSKDQSAILEETFKDHSTLNPKQKQALAKQLGLRARQVEVWFQNRRARTKLKQTEVDCEFLRRCCENLTDENRRLQKEVTELRSLKLSPQFYMHMNPPTTLTMCPSCEHVSVPPPPQVAASGHHQRSLPVNPWAPATRVSHGLTFDAFRPRS, from the exons ATGATGTTTGAGAAAGACGATCTGGGTCTGAGCTTAGGCTTGAATCTTCCCAAGAAACAAATGAATCTCAAATCTAACCCATCTGTTTCTCTtactccatcttcttcttcttttggatTACTTCGAAGATCTTCCTTGAACGAGAGTTTTAATTCTTCAG TTCCATACTCAGATTCGAGTCGTGTAGAAACAAGAACCTTCATCCGTGGAATCGACGTGAACCAACCACCTTCTACGGCGGAATACGGCGATGAAGACGCCGGAGTATCTTCTCCGAACAGCACAGTCTCGAGCTCCACCGGGAAAAGGAGCGAGAGAGAAGAGGACACAGATCCGCAAGGCTCAAGAGGTATCAGTGACGATGAAGACGGTGATAACTCGAGGAAGAAGCTTAGACTCTCCAAAGATCAATCTGCTATTCTTGAAGAGACCTTCAAGGATCACAGCACTCTCAACCCGAAGCAGAAGCAAGCTTTGGCTAAGCAATTAGGATTAAGAGCAAGACAAGTGGAAGTTTGGTTCCAGAACAGACGAGCAAG GACAAAGCTGAAGCAGACGGAGGTTGACTGCGAGTTCTTACGGCGATGCTGCGAGAATCTAACGGACGAGAACCGtcggctacagaaagaagtaaCGGAGCTGAGGTCGCTTAAGCTTTCTCCTCAGTTCTACATGCACATGAACCCACCCACCACATTGACCATGTGCCCTTCATGTGAACACGTGTCGGTCCCACCACCACCTCAAGTTGCTGCGTCCGGACACCACCAGAGGTCGCTGCCGGTCAATCCATGGGCTCCTGCTACGAGGGTTTCTCACGGCTTGACGTTTGACGCGTTTCGTCCTCGGTCCTAG